The Dromaius novaehollandiae isolate bDroNov1 chromosome 3, bDroNov1.hap1, whole genome shotgun sequence genome includes the window GGCTTGGCGATGAATTCTGCAAGCGCACGATAATGTGGAAGGTTTGGGGATGAACTTCTGCAAACGCACGATAACCTCGAAGGCTTTGGGATGAACTAACTCCAAGTGCACGGTAACCTGGACGGTCCCGGACGGTGCAGGCCAGCGTCGGTCCGCGGCGACCGGCAATGAGGTTGTGCCCCAGGAGGCAGCCGCGGCGCTAAACCCCGAGCAGGGGaagcagcccggccccggcgcccgcccagGGGCAGGGCGCCCGCTcgccctccccttcctcctcctcttcctcctccccccgcaGCCCCTGCGGGAAGGGGCGCGCAGGATGCGCGGGGCCTTCCCGGGGCTCTGcctggcgctgctggcggcggAGCGATGCGCGCGTGAGTGAgcgcgtggggcagggggggctgcgcgggggcgagTGCTGCGCGGGTTTGCGcgcttttttttctcattttgcgcCGTTTCGCGCGcgggcaggatccggccccgcGCAGCTGCCGCGCTCCTGCCAAGCTGCTGCCCCCGGCGCTTGCAATCTCGAGATGAACCCGGGggctgcaacccccccccccgccagctcccaccctcctgcagccccagcgGGGAACCCGCACTTTTGCAGCTTGCGCCCAGTTTTGCATTGCTGCAGCGCCCCGACGCTGTTTTGGGTTTTTGGAGAAGGGTCAatggggctgcaggcaggagagtttctccctctccttcccgcTTTCTTCACTCAGCTGTGCTGGGGATGTGTGGTCACGCAGGGCTGAGCGGGTGCTGAATTTGGGGGGGTTGTTAGGCATTGCGTGTGTGCACGACCACAGCATCCTCCAGCTGCGCCTCTCCGTTTCTCCAGGGCTCTGCGCCATCATCTACTATCTCCTTTCTGGGCAGTACGTCTGGTTTGGGCTGACCGTGTCCTGCCTTGTGCCCGGCTACGCAGCCCAGCTCCTCAGCGCCCTTTGGTTCAGGGCCGACGGGCGCCAGCCGTGCCGCTCGCTCGTGGTGCTCCACGTGCTGCAGCTGGGGATTTGGAAGCGGTAAGAAACACACCCTGGGCACCCAAGCGCCATGTTGTTGGTCCCGTCTTTCGAGGATAAACTGCAATGCTCTGTGCAACGTGTGGCTGGAGGGACCAGCAGCCGCGCTGGCCCTCAGGTCACGCAGGAGATGCTTTGCATTGCAGGAGTGAGGCTTTCCTGGGACTTCCTGAGCTCCCTCACTGCAGAGTGATGTTGTAGGCAAGGAATTAGGGAGAATGTGAGATTTTAGTTGGCGGGTTTGGGCATCTGGCTGACAGTTGGTGCCTCCTCCCAGTCTTAAATGGCTCTGCATGACCCTTTCCGTGTCCCCATACGAATTCTGGGAATAGTTTTATCCTCTCTGACCTCCTACATCTGTTGCTAGAAGCAGCACtgggtgtgtgcacatgcatTCGTATTTTAATGGAAGACCCTAGCAATAATCTTGCTTTTACCCCGTTGAAGCTGTTGGTGGGGGTGTGATGTTTAGCTAATAACTAGGCATGACTGGAGACCCAAAGTATTGAATGAAGTGCAAGCTATAGTTCCTAACTGCTCTGCAGCCTTTCTTTAGGAGGAAGAAGAGtgagcgggagctggcggcagGATGGAGGGAGTTGGGACATCAGGCTGGGGAAGGGGTAGCCTGACTGGGAGGCAGAGATCGAAGCAGATGCTCGGCATGCAGGCCGGGCAATTGCTGTTGCAGTCCTTCGTGGGGGAGGAGGTATCTGCAGGTGTTTTGGGTGAGGATTCCCCACCTCTGCAGGTGGTAACATGTATTGAGAGCATGCACCAGGTTTCACCATTTAACTTTCGGTCCCTGAATGTCAGCGTTTACTTGAATGCAAGATGTGCAGGCAGGTCATTGTTTCTCAGCAAAGCTGCAATGGAAGCACGTCCTAATGGGGATGGGTTGTGACTGTGAGGGAGAAGGTGGCTGTAGGGGGAACCTTGCACAGTGGAGAGGGTGGGCAGGAGTGGGGGCATGTTTGTAGACGTGTGAACTGCTAGAGCATTTGGCTCCTGGGGACAATACTGGCTTGACTGACATTCATGGAGCTTATTGCAATACCTGCTTTTGAGTAAGCACTGCCGAAAGGCTGACCCTGTGAAGTAAACTCCATTTCTGTGGAAGTGCAAGGAACTAGCTTGACTTGCTTGCTCCACAGCATGCTGACAGCGTTTGTAACTCTTCCAGGTACTGGGATgttctgcagatggcaacaaaggcAGGGGGCAATGGCATTACTGGGGAGCTCCTCATGCAGCAAGGGGACGCATCTGTCCTGTGGCTCCTGGaagccctgctgcagagcctgcctcACCTGTTGCTGCAGGCGTACGTCCTCGTGGCTGTGGATCGGACAGGCCTTTTCCTTGGTAAGCTGGGAATTtccaagcagagagaaaaaagaatatttctgagtTGTAGATGATGGTGCATTTGGGTGGGTGATGTTTGTTCCCATGTGGCAGGATGCAGAGCAGGGTAGGCTCTGGATGGAGGAGCATGCTGCAGAGTAAGTGAGCTGCTGCGCTGCAGAGTAACTGCTGGAGCTCTGCCAGTTGGGCATCAGAGGATTCGTCTTTTCTAAGTTACCATGTGGCTGGTAGTAACTTCAGCATAACAAGTCCCTCTGGCGCACCACATTTATCTGTACGCTTCTCCAGCCCATGGCACATGGGCCACTGTACAGCTAGCGCTCCTCAGGGATGTGCTGAACGCTGGCCCCCAGGAACCTCCCAGCAGATCTTTAGTCTCTAAGAAACTGCCAGCAGTAAGCATACTTTGAATCTCAGTGCATCGCATGTCTAATAATATTTAGGCAGGGAGATGCCAGGGTGAGAACATGATGGAGACCAGAAAGCTTTCAGCAAGaggtcaaaatattttttgcaggtGTCAGTGCTGGGCTGTCCCTCCTCTCCCTCGCCTGGGCTTTGGTCTCCTACAGCCGCTTCGCGTGCCTGCTCAAGCCGGGCCACCTCTACCTGCCGGCCGCTGCCCTCCTCCGCCTGCTCCTGTGGAGGACAGGGATGCTGGGGACCAGGGTCCTGGCCCTGGTGCTCTTTGCCAGGCTCTATTCCTTCTGGGTTTTCGCCGTGGCTGGTGAGatcatttttcatgtttcatatGTCGTGTCCTGCTTTCGGCCAGAGAGATGCTCCCGGTACTGGGGTACCTGGCACGGCCTCATCCCGTCTGCTGTTTACACCATCCCAGCCCTTGGGTGCAGACACAACGTCTGGCAGTTCTTTTGCTCTCTGTGTACCTCCACACCTCCTCGGAAGCCAGCAAAAGCTCTCCTGGGCCCGTGTTGCTGCCTGGCACCTGGAGTGTTATCAGCCAGAGGTGCTGCCACAGCTTTGTCACGTAGACCTGACCTCCCTCCTGCTTGGATGAAGGAGATGCGTGATGGTTCAGGGAGTGCTCTGCAGCATGACAACATGGTAGCAACACCCGCAGCTCTCCAGGTTTTCTCTCTTGTGCCTTCCCCTCGCAGGTGTCCACTGGCTGGTCATGTCCTTCTGGCTGGTGGCTCAGCAGACAGACATCGTGACACCATCCTGCCGCTGGAGGCTGTTCAACTGCCTGCTGGGAGCCATATATGTCTTCTGCTACATTAATGTCCGGCCCGGTCCCTCCAAGCTCAGAGTGGCTGTGTTTTACGCGGTAGGTGCCCAGGCTATTCAGTATTTTGCATGGATTTGCAGTTTTTGCATGGGAGCAGGAGCATAAATGAAACTTGAAGACTTCTAGCAGAAGAGATGTGTGTGGTGagctttgtttttgatttttttttttaagtcctggTTAAAGTCCTGGCTCTGCTCTTTTGACCCCATTCAGCACGTGCCAAGGCTTCAGACTCACTAATAACAATTTCGAAGAGCAGGAATTCACAGTCCAAACAGGGAGTCCCCAAAAATTCTCACCCAGAGGCTAATCAACAAGCACCTCTCCTGACACTGGGTGTCCGGGGGCCTTTCCTAGTGATTTCCCCTTTGAGATATTTTCAGAATCTCATCGTTTGCATTGCCACATGCTAAGGTCCAGCACTTCGCCCCAAACCGTGCCATCAGCAAGGTGGATATGCTTTCTGCTCCGGCTTTATTTCATAGAAGCAACCATATAATGTCTTAAGAACGGCAGGAATTCATCAGAGCAGTTGTCCTGCTTTGCCAGAATTACTTTTTGAgatcagagaaaaaaacaatcaaaagacTTTGCAGAAAGTGCAGTTCAGCAACTGGTTTTAAACAGTGACTGCTGTTATTTTACTGAGAATTACAGAGTTTTGCGTGGTACTCCAGCACCTGCAGTTGCTCCCAGTCCTGGGCTGATGCTGGTGCTTTCGACAAGATATCAGCAGAGTCTTTGGAGCAAAAGAGAGAGACTGTGGaaactttctcccttttttaataaacaaagagAAGCTCCACCTGAATGTAGAGAAGGCTGAAACAAAAGGGAGCTTGCAGTACAGGTGCAAATTAAATAGGCAGAGGCTGGAAACTGTGTGTTTAATGTCATCAGAAGCGTGTCTAAAGCCGTGACTGGGACACGAGTGACATTagctctccttcctctgctctgcaggtAATGCTGGTGGAAAAtaccctcctgctgctgctggccacagGGTTCCTGCAAGCGGAGCTGTGGAATAGCCTGTGTCTCACCGGGGCCGTCACATCGGGATTTTTAATAGGTGAGATCAGCTGATTTTTAGAGCCCGACCAAGGGATGCAGGTAGCCTCAGATGGCGTGTTTCGAGTTAAGCAAATCGTCATCATTGGTTATTTTAGTTGCATcagaatatttgctttgtttcctaCAGCTGaatttgctgtatttattttataatgcatAAATCCACCTTCGGTCTCAGTTCTTAAAAGCATGTCTTAAAATTCCACCACTGGAAAAGGAGGCTTGTAAAAATGATTCAGATGTAACCAAATGTCTCTGATACTGCCAACAAATATAATATATGCGGTTCTGTTCTATCTGCATGCTTTCTAAGCATATTTGTTCGATTGTGCTTCCTGATGTTTGGCAAACAGTGCCAGCAGTGGTATAATACAGGGGAACGTTGCAtggaagcattttcattttagcaCACAGTGATGAAATATGAAGGTGGCTTTTGACTGATTGGCCGTAACAGGCTGGATTTGTATGTTTTGGGAATGTGCTGGTGTGGGATCGTGCAGAACTACAGCAGCTTTCTCCCACccctcttttctttcaaagaccAGGGGTGTTTCTGTAAATGGAGAGGCTTTTTGTGTCCACGGAGAAGACTTTTTGGTTTGTGATGGAGAAGGTTTTGTCAGAGGTGGCTTCGGGACTGGGGTAGTTTGATGGCAAGGACTAGATGTGTGTTGCATTGTGGAGGATGCTAGGCCCCTTTTGCGAGAGTTTAGTGACTTTCATGGAAAATGCTGGCCTGGTGCTTGCTGCTCCAGCACTCAGTGAGTGCATTACCTGCTCTGATGGGGAACGAGAGGGAAGCTAATCCCACCTCTCCGTTCTCTCCCTGCATAACTGGAGAGCTTGGAGTAGGAAAGTTACTTCTTCACCTGCAAGGAGCTTCAGCTCACCCTTCAGCAGGGGGTTCAGTAACCCATCTGAGGGGGAACACTGGAGGATTATTGCTTCTTCCCTGCCCAGAAGGCCAGGAGATAGATGTGACCATGGCATAGCTATGTCCATGGTGGGGTAGCTGTGTCCATGGTGCATTTAATGTCCCATGGCTTTAATGTACAAACAAGCTGAAGCAGGAGAGAGGTCATATAACTCTTGCAAACAACCCCATCAGCATCTCTATTTGCAAAATTGTCATTGGGGAAAGTCCTGTCCCTGAGGTCTGTCCATCTGAGCGAATGGCccggcagacagacagacaagctgCTGTCCTTCGGTGGGGGTCAGAGTTGCTGTTTTGCCGGGTGAGGTTCCCCCCGGGCTCGTGTTTCCCTGCTGTGATGAAGGGAGAGGGAAGCTGCAACGCCTGCGTGCAGGGCTCCCGTGGGTCTCCCCAGGCTGGCTGTGCACAAGTCATCGTATCCAAGAAAGGACAAATTTGGGCTGGAACAGGAGCTGTTCCTCAGCCCTTGAGCAAGTTTCAGGTGGAAGTAAGAAGGTCGCTTAACATCACAGCAGTGAGTTCTGGTACAGCCCCCAGGTGGGAGCATGTGGGGAAAAGGCAGTGCCAAATCTTATTTGATCAGCTTTTAAAAGCGATAGGGACACAGGAACCCTGTTTTGAAGTTTCAGAAGGGCCCTTTGGGTTATACTCACCTCCCCAGCCTCCTCCCACTTAAATGCATGCAGAGCCATGGGTGTAAAGACCTTTTTGGAGCTGGCACTTGGCAGGAATGGGAAGTTATATTGAAATGGGTGAGATGGGCCAGACTGTTGACTGTTGTCTCAACCTGATGTGAGCTCTTACATTGCCAGTGTGTGCTAAGCCCTTTGAGGAGGCAAACCCCACATGACAAAACAGAGGGTTGGAATGAAGAAAATggtgatgcttttctttttctttagcatTTCTCCCGATATTGGCCAGTGAATGTGGGTGAAACCTTGCTGATGTCTTCCCATTAATGGCTGGTGGATGGGGATGCTGCGAGATGAGAAGGATCGCTGGGCTCACCTCTTTGCTGCTTCACGGTCACCCGTGTCCATGCCCTGCTGACATCAGTGGCTGCTTCTCCATGCACCTGTCAGTCTGCAAATCAATCTGAATTTCTAGGAAATTCTGTCTTGAGAGTGTTCTGCTGCCAAAAAATGTTGTATTccaatgtttttttccctttccaggaAGCTGCTCAAGGGGGATTTTTGCactgctttaaatatttaagttttgaAACAAGTGCTGCACTAACGTCTAATGCCAAGCTGCAGCTCTGCAAAGGGTCTCTTGATCAGGAGAAGACAGCGAGATCCAACCTCCCTTCTCTTGCACACCTCACCGAAATGATGGCAGAAGGGTCCCTTGATacatttctgctcttttccaggcgCTGCAGCTCTGGCGGTTTATTACAGCCTGCTTCACCCCAAGTCCACAGAGATCTGGCAAGGTTTCCTGGAGAAATCCTGCAGTGTTGCGGCCACCAGTGATGATGGAGCTGGTTCCCAAGCAGGGCAGAGCTTGGGAATTTCGAGTCGGGGAGATGGCGAGTCCTTGCTGGTGGAAAGGACAGAGGTGGCTTCCAGGAACCAGAACGGGTCATCGCTCATGCAATCCGGAGGGCGCGTCTCAGAGGATGACTGGACAAGCCATCACCACTGGTTGCTGGTAAAGCTGGCCTTGAAGACGGGAGATATCTCCAAGATCAACGCAACTTTTGGAGATGGTGGCGTAGGAGAGATTTACCCTGGAGGACTGATGCTGGGCAAACCCTCCAGGGTTGAGCCCAGGGCAAACCTTACCCTCCTGACAAGGGAAATGGGTCCTCTGGGTTTTGCATCTGATGTGACTGATAAGAAATTGCTGGCAGTAGGGAATGCAGGAAGCAGCAAACACAACCCCGGTGCTGCAGGAACCTCACGAGAGGACCATGGGCCCATAACGCAAGATGCCCTGAGTGGCAGCAATGCTGCATGGCACAGAGCAGGACAAGAGCCTGGTTTTCACCCTGCCATATCCTTTCCCAACAGCTGGGACTCAGCTGAGGCTTGTGAGAGCTCATCTCTCTACTTCAGCGCAACCACTGGAGGCATTGCCTTTCCTGGCGCGGAGTCGGAAATGGCTGTGCAAAGGGCCCCACTGGAAAGAAATGGCGAACCCCAGCCTCCACCGGACCGCCTGGGTGGAAAAGGAGAGGACTTCCCCGTTGGGATGGGGAACATCAGCCCAATCTTGGGCCCTGGGGCCCACAGCCATCTGCAGAGCAGCTCGTCCCTCTGTGGCGCTAGCGAATGTGGGGCGGCGGATGCCTCCAAGGAGGGCTCAGAGCTGGTGGGTGCCCTCACGGGGTGGCATAGCTGTCAGGGTGCCCCGTcctctgggacgcgggttcctgtCGGGAGGAGCAAGCTGAGGCCCCCTGAGGAGCCACGCTTCACGTCCACCCCCAAGGCTGACCCCAAGTGCCCCCAGCAAGGACCGAGGGGGCTGGCAGAGAGGAGCGGTCTGTCTGGGTTGCTGGAGTGACCAGGATCAGCACCTCCCAAGAACAGCACTGGGGCAACTACCTCTGTCACCAAGGTACGGCAAGAGGGAGTGGGACACTACCACTGCCCGTGAAGACTGTCCTGTGGGTGCCCGTGCCACCAGGCAGATGCGGTCCTTCATCGCTTTCATCCCGCTGCACCTTCTTGCAGTTTTAGGGAGGCTCAAAGGTTAGAATAGGTAGCTTAAAGTctatatttcaatatttattgaACTTATTTATATAACAATCCTGCTAGGCAGCTGGAGCACTCTACCTTTTATGTATTTGTGACAATGTCTTGAAACACATCCTTTAACAAGTGCCTTGTATGAGCTACcagtctgtctccagcttggAGATCTGGTGCTGTCTCCACTTCCCCTTGGTGGCAGGGAGAGTGGCCAAAGCAAGAGTCTTTTCAGGTTAAACAAGTGcctaagacaaaaaaatcatgaGTTTCCTCTCAGCTGGAGGGCTCCCTTCTTTGTGGGCAGAACAAGTCCTAAGGTAAGGCTCAGCAGCTTTTGATTTATGAAACCCCGCCGGGTTCATCTTGAGAACTTTTCCACTCCATTCACTGGGGCCAAATAGGAGCCCAGACCCTCTTTACACTGCAAACTCCAACCTCAGGACaccaaattatttaaaaaggcaATGTCCTGCTTGCTTGTTCACAGTCCCACTTACTAAAGTTAATCACAGGTGAAATTAATGTCCCCTGACACATGGCCCCTCCTGGGCTCCAGCATTTGGTGAAGAACGATGCTCCATCAGTAGCAGCTAGGTTGGAACAGGAACATCAGATACGTcctgagagagctgggctgagATTTTATGATAATTGTTTTAAACTTGATCAGATGAAAGAAATATTCAGCCTATTTATTCTGACCCAAATTTTGGACAATTTCCTTATTAGaaatttttttaacaaagcatCCTGCAATGGAGTAAGCTCTTGGGTCCCAGCTGATGCACATCTGGCAGAGTCCTCCAGCTGTTctgctggcagcactgctgtCCCACTGAGGGCTGCACTCTGCTGGTGCCAAGGGTCAGGGAAAACTGGGAGGAAGGACAGGCATGCgatgaattattaaaaaaagcaaaacaaaacaaaaacactgctaTTTAGCATTTGCTGCTGAGAAGTGACCCAAACAGACGTTTCGTCAAGCTGATTTGCGCACTGAAAAGCCTATTGGCCAGTGCTACTTTCGCAGTGAAGCTACTTTCCAGCATGACTAAAACTCTGTACTCTGTCTCCGTTACAACTCCAGCACATCTGCATTTTGACTGTGCTCTGCGGGGAGGAAAAAATTGCACTGATGGTTTTAGGCTGCTCGCTATGTGCACGCTTGCTGCATCGTGCAGAAGGCAGCGGAGCTGAGGTTTTTattcagcttgttttttttaatctttggtaATACATAActactgctttaaaaagcaaaccgACCTTTGCTGTATCTGTGTCTCATGTCGGGGTGCTCGGGGGCTGAAATGTTAAGCGTACAGAAGTCCTCTCTGGACATTGCTATAGGGGGTATTGGACCTCACTCTTCTGCTTCTTTGCAAGTAAGCCCCTGCACAGCTTCCTGACCTGCACTTTTGCAACTCtactttcctgttttcttagaTCTTATCATTATATCCAGCCTCAATCAACCTTTTCATTTAATCAGGTaggtgtgtttttcttccttcagaggaGGATGTGCAAAGAAAGGACACAAATATGAATGAACGTAGGACTTCAcattgctccctttttcttttccccacgcTTCACTCCTCTTGCAGCCGCGTCCAGCCCCGACACAGGTTGCCTGTGGAGATTTTCAGCGGGATAATGAAGAAGGGGCCGCAGCCATTCTAGCTGGGGCCACGTCAGTGTCGGGGGGCTTCAGTGCAGTAGGCAAGCGAATTTGGGACCCTTTTCTCCACGTCCCAAGATCTCAGGATCCCACTGGAATGCTTGCAACGGCAGGGAACTGGGGATGGAAGTCACCTGGGTGGGGGCACAACATAGCTCCTCACCTTGTCCTGCTGATTAGATATTACACATCGGTAGCATGAGGACTGCTGTCCTTGCAGGGTGGAATAAGACCTTCCAGGTTGGATGAGTTTGATTGCTGTGGGCAATAGAAAGGGAGAAATCCATGTTGGGGCGAGACACAGCCCAAGAAAAGACAGAGGGAGGCAACTCCTGCTTCTTCCCGTGTTCTGCTGGGTCTGAAAGTGGCAGTGACCGATTTTAGGTCGTGCAGATGCCGACAGCCCACAGTGAATGTAATGAGCGCCCGAGAAAGcagagcatgccactggcctggttGTTCTTCAACACGGTGGTGTTGTCCCCTGCTAGGTGGGATCTGTGTGTCAGTAATGTGCAGTGGCTCATGACACAGCCaaggaggagcagagcaggcatCATGGACAAGCTGGGATGTTGGCAGCGCTTTGCGAGCCTGGCAGCTGCTCACCCCATCCCCAAACCAGGACCAGACGAGGACTAGGACGGTAAAATCCTTTCCCTCCCAGAATCATTCTCCCCTTCGTAACCCCAGAGCCTTT containing:
- the XKR5 gene encoding XK-related protein 5 produces the protein MRGAFPGLCLALLAAERCARLCAIIYYLLSGQYVWFGLTVSCLVPGYAAQLLSALWFRADGRQPCRSLVVLHVLQLGIWKRYWDVLQMATKAGGNGITGELLMQQGDASVLWLLEALLQSLPHLLLQAYVLVAVDRTGLFLGVSAGLSLLSLAWALVSYSRFACLLKPGHLYLPAAALLRLLLWRTGMLGTRVLALVLFARLYSFWVFAVAGVHWLVMSFWLVAQQTDIVTPSCRWRLFNCLLGAIYVFCYINVRPGPSKLRVAVFYAVMLVENTLLLLLATGFLQAELWNSLCLTGAVTSGFLIGAAALAVYYSLLHPKSTEIWQGFLEKSCSVAATSDDGAGSQAGQSLGISSRGDGESLLVERTEVASRNQNGSSLMQSGGRVSEDDWTSHHHWLLVKLALKTGDISKINATFGDGGVGEIYPGGLMLGKPSRVEPRANLTLLTREMGPLGFASDVTDKKLLAVGNAGSSKHNPGAAGTSREDHGPITQDALSGSNAAWHRAGQEPGFHPAISFPNSWDSAEACESSSLYFSATTGGIAFPGAESEMAVQRAPLERNGEPQPPPDRLGGKGEDFPVGMGNISPILGPGAHSHLQSSSSLCGASECGAADASKEGSELVGALTGWHSCQGAPSSGTRVPVGRSKLRPPEEPRFTSTPKADPKCPQQGPRGLAERSGLSGLLE